The Rhinoderma darwinii isolate aRhiDar2 chromosome 9, aRhiDar2.hap1, whole genome shotgun sequence sequence ttaataacttagatgtgatagattacaggtggatcctgcgtgtcagaaacacgcaggacccgctgacactgaacccgtcaggtccgccggattgacggattcaggtcttagtaaacgatacagctgctctatataaagattacaaagcagctgtatctcaaaaactagattatttttaaataaaagctacttataaagttgcaccaaacaaagTATGGGTGCACGGCACGTAAAAAACGAAAAGCAGGACATGattcataattcccggcacggttctacggcacagacacccatccgtagaggtacagaaaggtgtccgcggccaatacaaCCGGGCGGGTtcaagattttttacggtcgtgtgcatggggccttactgagaAATCCATGAAAAATTGTGCCACCCCCTCCAAGATGAAATGACAGTTTGCTAAAAACAAAGAAGTTTTCTGAACCAACGTAAAACACCATCTTTGGAATAAGTCACTAGAATCCTTAATTTATTAGTAGTTTAAAGGTAAGCTGTACTTTAAATATTTGTCCCTTTTAAAGAAAAACTCTATTTTTATTAAGGggatgtatgagattagaaaaagggtgtgctttttttttccccagaaacagcgccacttttgtccactggctgtgtctggtattgtagttcAAGTAAAAACGACTGACACAGACAAGAGTGTAgctatttctggaagaaaaaaaccaaaacagacccttttttcaaatctcataTAATTTCTTTAAATAAAGAAGCACACAGCAATAAGCAATACCTGTAATATCTAGCAGAGAATGTATCCATTTATACCAAGGACATGGTAAATGTGACACAACTCAGTGTAAATGATGAGGTTATCATAATCTAGAGCAGTAGTCTCCATCCTGTGGGTCTCCTTCTGTTgcaaaactataactcccagcatgttttgTCATgtcgggagttgtagtttttctacAGATGCAGACCGAAGCAAGTCAGAAATAGCCCACCACAGAACCCCAGGTAAATAAGGTTTGGAGGTGGGTGCAGACCCTTTCCCCAGAGTTCAGACTGATGGTGTGATAAGCAAAATGTAAACTTTATTGCTGTTTGTGCCAAGATTCTCAGCTGCAGAAACATTAGAAGACAACACCATAGAGGTGTAGAGTGGTGGGCCTTAACACCAGGAGATCTTGTGGGTATTAGTTTCATCCCTTCCTGTGATGAAAGTGTCCCCTTGGATTTTAACCATGAGTACGTTCAGtgaacaaaatttgtaaagagcAAATAAAATTCTAGGTTAATAAGTATAGAGCGGTCACCTACGCCCTAATCTCCAATTTAGGAGAAAAGTGAGGCATAGCTAAAATCTCTTGGACCCTAATACTAAAGACATACTGTCTAACTACCAGTAATTTCACAGGACACCATATACAGCATTCAGAacgacctgcctaatattgtgtaggtctacCATATGTGTCGCCAAAACAGCTCCCATAattggcaccaagacattagcagtagATCATCTTTTGGATTGGacgtgtttttccagcacatcccacagataatcgatcggattgagatctggggaatttggaggactAGTCAACACGAACTCTTGGTCATGTtccccaaaccattcctgaagaatttttgcagtgtggcgggggcattattcaTCTGAAAGAGTTCACGCCTATTAGgcaataccgttgccatgaaggggggtacttgtctgcagcaatgtttaggtaggtggtatgtgtcagccacatgaatgccaggacccaagatttcccagcagaacattgcccagagcatcacgctGCCTCTGCcgacttgtcttcttcccatagtgcatcctggtgccatatcttccccaggtaagcgacgcacacaAATCCGGCCGTCtacataatgtaaaaaaaatgtgattcatgTGTTGGACCAGACGGTCTAGCCTTCAATATCCAAGTGCATCACTGAGCCTTGTCGCCCATGACCCTGTTGTCACTTTACTGGTTGTCCTtatttggaccacttttggtaggtactaagaaTTGAatatgacaggtgccattgtaatgagatatatagtgtcatttaTTACATCTGTCAGTGATTTTAATGTTTGACTGAACATTTATTATGAAGTCTTGCATTGAAGGATCTGTAgacatttaaaaaatattatttttattgataCGTTCAGTTGAACATAGTGATATTAGGACATGACCTACTGAATGGATAATTCCAGCTAAACAAGGATATATACCATATAGGCAGCCcctgtggctgctatggggccaatGGAAAGGGGGGTCTGAGGTCTGGTCGCTCCGATTCCTCCGCCTCACTGGTGGTGTAAACTTGTTCAGATCAGTGCAATAATTGGAAATCAAGGATTGTTTTGTCAGGTTGAAGTTTGTGTTGTCCTTCTCTCCTACAATGGATTGGAAAAAGCATCGGACTCTTCTGTCCAAGTATGGAAGCTTGTGTTGGTGGAGGACGGAGGCTTCAGTTTGAATTTTGCTATAGTGCCCCCTCTGATCTCTATGTATCATCTGCAACTAGCACGGAAAAATATCATGGTTAAAATATCCTAGACACATCTCGAACTGTTTCCATAACTGGGATCCATATTGTATGATGTACAGGGGGTACCCAACTTAACATTTTCAAAATAGCCATTTAATGGATGTAAGGTTGGTTCCCAATCATCTTGCATAGTCCAACACTGAACCTGCCTGGCACAATGGTCGGAGGAAGGATTCGGCATGAATTTCTTGACTATTCTGATTTATCAATTAACCAAGCATTCTGTGGAGATCAATGCCTCCTGCGATCAACTATGACTCCCTCATAAATATATATGCTTGCCTCAGAATTTTATCCATATCATTTTTATGGAATACATTGAAATAAGTGGCTACCAGACATCACTGGTGCCACTTATCTCTAGGATAGACAACAAGATTGGACAGATAAATTCCAACAAGTCCCGTCCATTGTTTCCGCCAATGGCGTGAAGccatggcactatataaatattaAAATTCTTTCGTTTGGTATTAAATTATAGTCTCATTGTACGCATGATTAATAAGTGTTGTACCACATAAGATGAGCCGTTGGGTGCTGGTGGGACCTCTTTGGCTTTATGGGATCTTCAAGGTTTTGTACCAGCAGTCATGACGTCATAATTTCCCAGATATCCCACTAGATCATCCATCATTGACTTCCAATTATTTTACAAGTTCATCTTCATGTGAATGACCCCAACTAGGTTACAATCTTCTCCACACAACAGAGAAGTTTGAATATAGGACTTTGCTGAAAAACCTCATAGTCCCGAATTTTAGGAACAAGATGTAGGCATCTAGGAATGATGTATTTTTTTGTCATCTATGAGTGACCTTTATTAATTAATGTTTTTCTATCCTTCTCTTTCAGACACATCTAGAAGAGCTGGTTCCCTATGAGTCGGAGGTGTACCGTCCACCCCCGGAATATTACCAGTATCTCAGTGACAGTGAAAGCCATGGTAAGTATTGCATATCTGAAGATTATACTCGCCCTGTATACAACTTGACTATCGAGCTGTCTTGGGTCAAATTTAGTTATAAGTATTCAAGATATGACAATGATCACGTTCAGCATGGTCCAGCATACTGGTTACAATGCTTAAAAACTCAAAACCTAATAAAATGTTATATTACACAAAGATAGACATTATCACTAGTGTATTTTTTATCGTGCCAGTGCTTTATCGCTGGTAGTTAGGATGTTGAAGAAATTATCACGGTTAATGCAAAATAATAACTTACTATGTCTTTATTAGAGACTAACCACGGTAATGGTGATACATTtcagttggggcttattcagacgaacattgaatacgtccgtgtgacggccgttataacaacggccgtcacacggacgaatgtatttcaatggggccgttcacatggccgttgtttcaacagaccctttaaagggtccattgaaaaatagaacatgtcctattttctttcgttttcacggatccctccatagacttaagtctatggggatccgtgaaaacgagaCCCGCACGAGGGCaagtcggacgtgaaaaacggttgtttttcacgtccgagtttccccacattgCTCTGAATAAGCGCTATGATACTGTATATGACTGAGACTAGTGTTTTTTACACTAGTAAAAGTGAAGGCAGTAGTTGGAGTGATTTTCTCCGAATCCATTAAAAGGCGCATGCCTTCTTATACATTTGGCGAACTTTGACCTGGCAAACAGGCATAATTACAAATCTATGACTTCTATGCGAAAGTGTAGACTGGCATAAAAAATGTGTGCCTTTATAATTTATAATGTTTTCAATTAATACATTTGACAAACTATGTGTCCTTAGAGACCACAGCCACTTTTGTAATTTGACGGGTAATGAGAAAAGCTGCAAAGTGTATTGGATATTTATTGCACATCTCAACTAGTTTTTGGCACAGTTTATGCTAAAAACTGATGTCAACTGTTTATCAAATGTGGACCCTAATCTGTTAGTGATGGACCACAATATAATAAAGTATTGCAATCATAAAATTTAACATCAAATCTAATGGCACAATGCTCAGTAATACTAATATCCATTAGCGGCACTAGATACGTAGATACAGTAGCTATATACCGTAGATGTCTAAAGCTGACCATACAGTCGGGATTTCAGATAGCTGTTTTCTGAATGGCTTGTCATTCATGGTTGGTCCGTTGAGGTTGTTATTCTGGATGACACCTCCATGTTATAATGACAAATTGCTGATCAATCTTTATGCCTTAATCTGTGGCCTGGTCAGGGCTTCTTTTGATTGGCTACAGATCTGTTGTTTGGCATGAACGATTTTATAAAACCGCACCCGACAATGACCAAAAGAATCCAACAtggcagatcaacttttccacagaCATCTGTCTTCGTTTGGCATCTGTCGCGTTTGCTTGTGTCATGAAAATGCGCCAATGGACAGCCGAAATGTCTTAATGGTCCTTTTTAACCAACCAAAATCTTTAGTATAAGGTTAGTTTTAGGTTTTCTCgccttagatatttatggcacatCTACAGGATATGTGATAGGTGGAGGTCCCACctgtgggacccccacctataggGACCTGTTCCAGACGTGGACTGAACAGTGAGGTGGCTGCGTATGTATGTGACTCCCTCCATCGAAGCCCACaaaaatgaccaagcaattttccaTCTCCCCACTCATTCACCTATTAGATATGGCCGACCCAATCGGTGGATCCTAAGAGGGACCCCCACCTCTCAAAGATTTATGGTAAATGCTGTCTGGGGTGGCAGAACCCAataacgtttttgaaaaaaaaatggttgtcaGTAAAATCTAGGTATGGAGATTTCTCAAGTAATCAAATAGAAGCAAAGCCTTAGAGTGATGATGTATTTTGGGTTAAATTTATTATTATAGATTTTAATATATTAAATGTCATTAGACATAAAGAACATAAAAATATGAAGGAAGACTAAAGAAAGAGCATGAGAAATGACTTATCGCTAATCCTACCTTAGCTTCCCTCCTAGAACATTGCTGGGAGTATACCCCACACTTACATGGAGATCTTGATGGGTTCCCAGATTCCCAGCTCACAGAACTGCAAAGTATACAACCCCCACAGCTACAACAGTTCTACAGACAGATTGAGCTAGAACAAATGCATGTCCTGGATCCTGGAATGACTGCACCGCATCCGCACTTACCGCTGACCCACCAGGTACTCCGATTTTTGGATTCTAAAAAATTGTTTCTCCACTCTCCTTGTGCTCAACCCTTTAACCAGGTATTACGTAACCTCTTTGAAAACGCTCAAGTTACTTAGGGGAACCTTCTCAGTGATGCAAGTAGGGTAATAAACTGTAGCTCAGAAGTCTTGAGTCTACTATATCTTCCATCTGCCTACCAAAAGCGGACCTAATCAACATAATAGAGGAAAGTGGAGCTTCtctatcttaggcctcatgcacaggaccatgcccgtaatcacggtccgcgattacgggcacagccggcgGCTGGCTGCCGCGGACAGCCactcgcattttcggcccgtgctcccataccatgggagcatggcccgtaaaaagcaaaagaacggacatgtcctatcttttgcggtacatacgggaaggtgtccgtggtcaatagaagtgaattatggtccgcaattacggacgatttttacagtcgtgtgcatggggccttagaccctctgaaatttatgaaaaaaaacgTATGCCTTGAAAAAATGCCACTAAGTCCACAACCTTTTGCACAGTCTTAGACCTCATTCACAAGATGGACTTTGAAAGTGCCAACATACAAGCTCCGTGCACATGGATTTAACATGTGCATCAGGCTTACGCAAATGATTTATCGACTACTAATAATGTGTTGTGTGTATGGTACTAAATAACAATGGGCTCCAACTAATGGAAATCCGCTCCACTGGCCATCTGTCTATAACTACGCTGTATAGAATCGCCAAACAGCCATCAGGGGATCTCCATTTTTCATAGAGGAGCGGGACCCAGAGGTGAGCAGTATATACAAATGCTGGGCCCCATAATAAACTTTTGAAAACCCCCTTTTAAATAATGCTACATGCCTTTCTGTAATTTAAACTTTCGTTTAatagatatataaataaataaatatgaaatagatGGTAATTTCTTCCCAAATGAAGAAATGTGTGGAAACTTCTAACTAAGTATATGCATTTTAATGGAGAGTGAATGTGCTTGTATGTCACCTCTCTATTGAGGGTTAGGATCAGGATCAGTTCATTTTTGGAACTGATAGAGTTCCCAACAGGAAACCAACCAATTTGACTTATGACTTTTTTGTTTGACATTTGACTACAGAATTTGTTGGGAGAAGctgttaaaatgtaaaaataagatCATCTGTAAAACACAGAAATAATGATGTTCTTTTCAAGCTGTCGTATGTCCCTCGTGCTTGTGTGCCGTACCCATGTCCTGCACCACCCAGCTCAGAGGAAGATGACCATGAAAGGCGCAGCCCCCCTTTGGAGGTGTCAGATGGAGAAATTGATCCACGAGACTCTGCTTATGGGATGCTTCTTGGGGAATCAGGTCAGAGAGACATTgtcctaaaaaaacaaactgcttcCTCAAACATCAGTAGACCGTAGTGATTCAGAGTTTGTGCTCCTTGTCAGTACAGACTTGGGTTCTGATTGGTGTTGTCCTCTTTTATTGGCAAGAGTTTTAAATATCCAACTTTAAATCTCTCAGAACTTTTCATCTTTTATTTTACAGGAAGTAAGAAGAAGATTCGACTGTATCAGTTCCTTCTAGAGCTCCTGCAAAGTGGAGACATGAAAGAAAGCATTTGGTGGGTAGATAAAGACAAAGGAACTTTCCAGTTCTCCTCCAAGCACAAAGAAGCCCTTGCTCATCGTTGGGGCATTCAAAAAGGCAACCGTAAGAAGATGACCTATCAAAAGATGGCCAGGGCATTGCGCAACTATGGCAAGACTGGAGAAGTTAGGAAGGTCAAGAAGAAGTTGACCTATCAGTTCAGTGGAGAGGTTCTTCATAAAATGTACACTGGGAGAAAGCACTTCCATCATTGAGATTTATACATCTACTCCATCTACGGCATGGATCTGCTCTTACCCAATCCTTTGGTACGAAAGACAACAAAACTTTCTTAGAAGAAGATAACATTCCTTTGTAAAtattaatattatagtaattattttttttcatttgactGGCGTGTGGTTTAGTAGCAAGCAGCAGAAAAGCGAGAGACCGGGGGGGAGGAAACATTCGGAATGGATTTTAATTTCAGtattattacaaaaatattatcatGTACAATATTTCATCTGAGAAACCCAAAATATGGGATTTCTTTTTATCaatgttaataaaatattttaatttgcTTGAAAGGGAAAGTTCTAGACTGGTTTTCTTGTGCAGTAATATAATTTTAATTATAATAAAAGGACTTTGGCATAACCTCGACAGACATTTTTGCTAAATTGTAGATATCACGAGAAAAAGTTTCCTAGTTTTAGCACACTATACCACAGTTTTCCACCAAAAATATctggaaaaattgaaaaaaatgtctAGAAGATAAAGAGAACACTGTCATTTTACCACAAACTAGATCCATACTGGCGGTAACACATCCAATAATGGAGATGGACCAGGACTACCTCTGGGCTTATAGCCACCTGCCTTGGTGACATCTTCTCATTGAGGCCCCTATAGTTATGACTATAGGCTCCAGCTGTGTATTTATTGTAGATTATTTTCTAACAACTTTGCTTCTACGGTTTTAAGCAAATTATTGCATAACATTTCTTTGCATAAAAATAATTGTTTCACCACTCTGAAAAAGCCATAGGAAATTACCACAGACGTGTGCGCCTCTTACAGCTGTTGACGTGTCTCAGTTTGATGTCCAAGTCTGTATGTGCCTTTTGGCCGTGGTGTTCTCAATGGTTTCATCTATGGTGTATCAATATCTATGTGTATCTAGATTTGATCATGGCAAAGTCATTGGGTTTTTAACTTGCCTACGTTGCCATTTTGTAATGTGGGTATTTTAGTGCAAGATTTCACTTACTCTTAAATATTGCAATATCTGCACCACAAGCAGTTGCTGATCTCAAGTGTCAAAAGGTGCCAAGCCTATTGTAAAAATGTGTTATTTAAATGCCATATAGGATTTTTTTATTCACATCGTCCCCAGTATGATATTTGGGATTATGGATTCATCAATTATGCCCATTGGGCACATATTTACCATTGAAGCTAACTTGTCAGCAAACAACGTGGACATCTGATTCCTATAAGGAGGCCAACTAAACCTCCCTTGTTGCACAACAATTTACAGCATCAAATAGGCGAAAATAACTATACATTCTGAGGAACAGGGTAGCTGCAGAGAGTACAGCCAATACATATATCTTTATGTAATATTTTCTTAAATATATAGTTGCCAAGACATATACGTATAGACATCCAACTATCCAAGGAGGCCGACTTTATTGGCTTTagtaaattttttgtaaaaaaattaacagttTTAATCTGTTTCCAAGGCTGTGGTTGGTTGGGGGTTCATCCACTCCCTGCAAGTAATGTGGCATTAACAGAGCTACCCAGGATAGGTGCCTAAGCCTCACTCGGTTCCTAATAAAATAGTCCCTTGGGTTTGACCTTGAGAGCATTTTGTTAGGCATGGAACAGGGGAGAGATTATGTTGCCCGGCTTAGACTTGGTTTACATCTGCGccagttccgttcatgggttccctctttgcttgctgtcaggggAACCATAggattccgtttgcatcaccattgatttcaatggtgacggatcctgtgcaaatggcttctgtttgtcaccgttgtttaggggttccatcgttttgatggaatcaataccgtagtcgactgcgctattcattccgtcaaaatgacggaacccttaaacaacggtgacaaacagaaaccatttgcaccggatctgtcaccattgaaatcaacggtgatgcaaatggaaacctatggtttccgtttgtttcagtcagggttccgttcatggtttcccctgacagaaagttcagacggaaccgatgaatgggaacggagccctgatgcaaatCTGAACGAAACCTTAGAAACCTCTGCTCTCTAATAAAAATACAGATCTAACGTAGATAGCAATGATGGACTATTAGTATTAGACTCAGAGGACATTACGAGGCACGAAACAAGTTCTATGTTGTCTTGACTTACAAAGCTTACCTACATCACAAATCCCAAACACCCATTTTAAGAAAGTGAGAGTTGGCATGTCTTTCAATAGGAGCCTTTTGATTCCTTTCATCCAATTACCTTAAAGTGACAGTCCACTgttttaatacaattttattttgttaGTCTAAAAATATCCAAAATTCTGTGTCAATTCGTTCCTTAGGATAACTTTATAGCACATGGCGCTCCATTTATCCCCTGAATAGGCAGTGAGAAAAATCATAaacttctgtctgcctgcagtcaccactagggggagcttatgagcTTACTGCAGACTGTTTATacactgaactcaataataaaacagtatgctgtAAGGTCAtagtctccccctagtggtgcctgCAGGAAGATAGAGTTTTATTTAATTCTATGTTCGtgcagatttggagctctgtatcataaaAATTTGCTCTGATCACTTAAAAGATATATCAAGAGTCATCACAGAATATTGAACCTATAAaatgacatggtgttaaaaggtggacattcacctTAATGGTTATACTGTTACAGTACAAAACATAAATGGTGATTATAATAGAGATGTTTTATGCGCCACGTTTGAGCTACTGCACAAGAAGTATCAAGCTTTTTAGTTCTACAGCTCATGTGTCAGCTATGGTCACACACTATATTCCGCAGACATTAGGGCTTGAGGTTATGATGTTTGCACAGGGGCTGGATCTTTCACAATCCTTCTTGAGACATCTGGAAATTTTCAGCACATTAAGCAATTTCCCCAACACCCACATGTCATTATTCTCTTGCATGGCAACGGTGAGTGCGGGTCATTATGTGATTCACCGATGTGTTTTTAAGTGTCACCCATAGATCTACAAAAACCACTGTGGCAATTTTCCGGCCTCTTTCCCAGGATGAAATAGCAGATCCAACTGGCAAAATCTGTGGTCTGCGATGTAAATAGATGTAATGAAGCAGTTTAGTTTTATACACCATTTCTTAAATATAGTGAAACGATATTAAAAGAAAAATTCTGATTTTTGTTTGTACAGTTTTGTTTtaattcagttaaaaaaaattgtacattcaTTATAGAGAATATCTAGAATTAGAAAAAAGTTTCTGCTCtcttttcagaaacagcgccattcttgTGTCTGGTGTGTGGGCTGTGGCTGGTATTGCACCATATTCTCTTAATTGAGACTGAAGGTGCCACCTGTGTTTTCTGTGCATCCGGAGCATGGTGGTATCCATCAGATCTTGTGTAGTGCACAAGACTAGTGGATTAAAGGGCACCCTTACCCAGGGTGGTTTTGCCAAGTCCAACAGCTGCCCAATTCCTAAGGGTACTATTACCAGGGACACTAAATTCCAGTGGTTGGAGTCTGAATAATGAAGGAGGCGGAAAAAAAGAGTCAGACTGAAGTAGCCCACCTAAGTAAATTATTTTGAGGGCCGTAGCCCATCCACATATAGCAAGTGAACGTTCCCTTGAAATTTGTATAGTAATCTCTGTAAACAACTTGTGTTATCATAAATATGGACATGCGGCAGATCTTCCACTCTTGGCCTCAGATGGGTTGTCTATAGCTGTCCCTCATGGACTCTGTTGGGATAGGGTTCCATTATAAAGTAAGAACCTTAGCCAGTTGGAGGATCCTCTTGTGCTCTGGTGAGCCAATCTGACCCTAGAAAGGCGGTGTAAGAATGTGATACACCAACTAGAGTCAAGAAAATCCCAATAGTTTGCTTCCTTGGAAAGCACCTGCTCATGAGTGGCTTTATTGGCATGAGAAGACACATAGAAAGATATCGATGTCTGCATAAGACACAGATGGCATAAAGTTATAACTCATCTACTAATGaacatgtctaagatgggaataccctttcaAGAGTGAATGTCCACTTTTTAACACCGTCATGTTTACATCCAACTTTACCAATAAGGATAGGAGCTTActgcaatgtataaacagtatgctgtGAGCTCCtaagctctccctagtggtgcctgcaggtagacagaattttAACATTTAGTTTTATGGCTGTGCAGGGgggtttggagctttgtatcagaaaaatgtaCTCCAACTGCTATATATGATAAATGTGTTGGACATTAATCAGTACAGAATTGtggacctatttagataaaaaaaaaattaacaatgatGTTCAAGGCTGGACATTGACTTTAAGCACATTTACGTACAGCAGATAGATTTTCGGCCACCAGTAGCACCATTGTAAAGCTTTTACTAAATTTGGTATCTCTTCTTGGTCTCGAGTAACAGACGAGGACGTTTTTGGCGCTAATTGACAGGTGTACATAGTGTGGAACTGTTTCCAAAGTGGCGATGAGATGTGTTTTCTTATTTATAAGTGCTCTTTGCACCTCTTGTGTCTATGCAATTAACCCTCGTTTTGCCTGCCCTTTGGTGAACCCTCAGTGCACAGCAGATTTAATGGTGTGACAGTCTGACAAAGGACATAAAAAGAAGACAGCTGTGACTACAAATAGAGAaagcacttgcacacagtttcaaACACATCCTAtggtaaaaaaatctatatatatttccAAGATTGGAATATCCCTTGTTTGGAGGATCTCTGCGGGCTGTCAACTAACTCTGAGATACATAGACAGAACTTAGTAATGTCATATAATTGCTGAAACAAGCATCAATTTCCATCCAAACCAAAACATACTTATACAGCAtaaggggcttttttttttttttttttgcttttttaaaaaaaaatcccccctgTTCTTATCTGATTCTAATGCAATTGAATAGAAAAAGCAAACTTCACTTCTTACAATCGCTTGTTGTTTAAAGTGTTCCTCAAAAATGAGCTGATCGGGCCAGCAACAACAATCAGCTGTAATCACTGTGGGAACtcagcagcaagtgtttaattcacctgcagcaccaccacaggggaaatatagcattacatggagaccatttaaatcaatgagcCATCTGTGACCGGCATGGATGTGCTAGGTCCACCAGAGAATTAGTGATGCTTTTTTTAACCACTCTCCGGCCTGACTAAGGTCCCAAATTTCCTgaa is a genomic window containing:
- the SPI1 gene encoding transcription factor PU.1 isoform X3; translated protein: MLPASRMDGYTLVTTHLEELVPYESEVYRPPPEYYQYLSDSESHASLLEHCWEYTPHLHGDLDGFPDSQLTELQSIQPPQLQQFYRQIELEQMHVLDPGMTAPHPHLPLTHQLSYVPRACVPYPCPAPPSSEEDDHERRSPPLEVSDGEIDPRDSAYGMLLGESGSKKKIRLYQFLLELLQSGDMKESIWWVDKDKGTFQFSSKHKEALAHRWGIQKGNRKKMTYQKMARALRNYGKTGEVRKVKKKLTYQFSGEVLHKMYTGRKHFHH
- the SPI1 gene encoding transcription factor PU.1 isoform X1; this translates as MYSFLPGTGGRMNGPWNIVSCKTHLEELVPYESEVYRPPPEYYQYLSDSESHASLLEHCWEYTPHLHGDLDGFPDSQLTELQSIQPPQLQQFYRQIELEQMHVLDPGMTAPHPHLPLTHQLSYVPRACVPYPCPAPPSSEEDDHERRSPPLEVSDGEIDPRDSAYGMLLGESGSKKKIRLYQFLLELLQSGDMKESIWWVDKDKGTFQFSSKHKEALAHRWGIQKGNRKKMTYQKMARALRNYGKTGEVRKVKKKLTYQFSGEVLHKMYTGRKHFHH
- the SPI1 gene encoding transcription factor PU.1 isoform X2, with protein sequence MYSFLPGTGGRMNGPWNIVSCKTHLEELVPYESEVYRPPPEYYQYLSDSESHEHCWEYTPHLHGDLDGFPDSQLTELQSIQPPQLQQFYRQIELEQMHVLDPGMTAPHPHLPLTHQLSYVPRACVPYPCPAPPSSEEDDHERRSPPLEVSDGEIDPRDSAYGMLLGESGSKKKIRLYQFLLELLQSGDMKESIWWVDKDKGTFQFSSKHKEALAHRWGIQKGNRKKMTYQKMARALRNYGKTGEVRKVKKKLTYQFSGEVLHKMYTGRKHFHH